The following DNA comes from Enterobacter sp. SA187.
TCTCCCCAGGGAGAGGGGACCAGCCGGCGGATGATTTCTCCCTCTCCCTCCGGGAGAGGGCTGGGGTGAGGGGAAAAACCTTACTTCAGCCCGCTGACCAGCGCTTTGCGGCTTTCTTCCAGCGACACCACGCGGCTGCACACGGCTTTGCCGAACTGTTCAAAATCAGCTTCCTGATTCTTCCATTCGTTCTGGATCGCGGTCTGTAATCCGCCGAGGCTGCCGAGCACGCCCTGCAACGGATTGCCGCCGCCTTTCAGCACGGCTTTCGCGCCCATCTCATTGATGCTGTCCTGCAGGATGCCGCCCATCGCCTGATTAACCAGCTGCTGGCCGTTAGCACGCACGTCATCAATGGCTTTGTAATGGAAGGTGATGCCGTCAGGACGACGCTCAAGAATGCGGTTCATCTGCTCTTTTAACTGCGCGTCGAGTTTGGTGAGGCGACCGCGCATATTGCTGCTTTCACCCACTTCTTTAGCGATGATGTTATCAAGCGCCACGCGGCCTTTTTCGACGCGGCTACGCGCACCGTCGTCGATCCACGGCAGCGCCGTGCGTAAATCCGCCTGATAATCTTTCGCCTGCTCGCGCTGGGCGGCGCTCAGGCTGTATTGCTTGCCGTTAAACATCACGTTGCCGTCCGGCGTCATCACCAGATTGCCGTTCTCGCCTTTCACCTGCACGGTTTGCGGGCTTACCACCACGTCATCACGCGGCGTGACGCTACATTTATATTCAGCCTGTGCGGTAAATGCGGTTACCGTCAGGGCAGCCGCCAGCAGCGTTTTGCGCAACATAAAAACTCCTTCAGAGAC
Coding sequences within:
- a CDS encoding DUF2884 domain-containing protein yields the protein MLRKTLLAAALTVTAFTAQAEYKCSVTPRDDVVVSPQTVQVKGENGNLVMTPDGNVMFNGKQYSLSAAQREQAKDYQADLRTALPWIDDGARSRVEKGRVALDNIIAKEVGESSNMRGRLTKLDAQLKEQMNRILERRPDGITFHYKAIDDVRANGQQLVNQAMGGILQDSINEMGAKAVLKGGGNPLQGVLGSLGGLQTAIQNEWKNQEADFEQFGKAVCSRVVSLEESRKALVSGLK